A genomic region of Candidatus Hydrogenedentota bacterium contains the following coding sequences:
- a CDS encoding tetratricopeptide repeat protein, translating into MSQPASKLDSFYRFALAAYLFVLVLAMYWGTDDPTIHIKELITAWAAGLLAGSYVLVSWITGRPLRRPAIFAEVILCLLAFFAIGTAFSGYFRYSLLETGQFFGLFALYWLASQIYRTPEQVLRLFTVFCTAVFVAGLYAVAQKAGLDPFPWEDRTSDTYTNLPATFGNPNYAAHAIILALIMIACLLRSGAAWTAWVLAPVLLFHLASTGQRAGWIALAGAAALVAISWVFLRKSRRPVLGVTASLLIFAALGFAAAGSAMYMTHLRTGQIFPLDLSLLLRYQSYVSATSMLFESPLVGHGPGVYALAYAPHWTPFEQAWFAQELRVNEHVHNDLLELAIDGGIAAAGLYLTLIVLGAGFGLLMAAQGPSPAHRRLGYAFAAFFAAFAIDGLFGFNLRVPVTAALFFIVMGLLDGLWRENRQNAASLPPGWSRALRAAFAVLLALATWQETRRFVSEYHFNAGEDARQAGDLDAAMRAFESAAGHAGWNWRIPGHMGLAELDRQRPDAALRHFETALALNPHAFLNHLPAGRANLMLAQAAAREEGGIPVAEDRLEAARENARAILETAPGLPSAHGLLGRVESIAAILKRDQPDRADEAGAHWAAARDHFQEAIDGGARNPAEIYRMIMQVESAQGDLDAAGQALAAAIQIAPEDKSSWTAFYEFAKQHDRFDQYRGVLYRQIDMLLAITDPSAADRAELAEAWSWLAAVLDEGFGDAEGAADALARAVEAGPMRPDLWNRFATFTEKHQRRQDFDDTLLASADALAERAETPLPQVEAVAMVLRDPAGQLDAASRVLLAALRAQPPQTPPLALMLAYGWAASRVQEAYDQLQADVGAPCESALNLGIVAATLGGRDLAATLFERAHGCLEGEQRAACAVHWGDLLLRGGDAEGALERLREAEAEFPDHLEIQWSIARALAAAGNAEEARATFQRLLADPDLAPGAAGQIQRELQALSGAGAATEGGTR; encoded by the coding sequence GTGAGCCAACCTGCTTCCAAGCTCGATTCGTTCTACCGATTCGCGCTCGCCGCCTATTTGTTTGTTCTGGTGCTCGCCATGTACTGGGGCACGGACGATCCGACGATTCACATCAAGGAGCTGATCACCGCCTGGGCGGCGGGGCTGCTCGCGGGCAGCTATGTGCTCGTCAGCTGGATTACCGGGCGCCCGCTCCGCCGGCCCGCCATCTTTGCCGAGGTCATCCTCTGCCTGCTCGCGTTTTTCGCCATCGGAACCGCCTTTTCCGGCTACTTCCGCTACAGCCTGCTCGAGACCGGGCAATTCTTCGGCCTATTTGCGCTCTACTGGCTGGCCAGCCAGATCTACCGGACGCCCGAGCAGGTCCTCCGCCTGTTCACCGTCTTCTGTACCGCGGTCTTTGTGGCCGGGCTGTACGCCGTGGCGCAGAAAGCCGGCCTCGACCCCTTCCCCTGGGAGGACAGGACGAGCGATACCTACACGAATCTCCCGGCGACCTTCGGCAACCCCAACTACGCCGCGCACGCAATTATTCTCGCGCTGATCATGATCGCCTGCCTGTTGCGCTCGGGCGCGGCGTGGACAGCCTGGGTGCTGGCGCCCGTGCTGCTCTTCCACCTCGCCAGCACCGGGCAACGCGCCGGCTGGATCGCGCTGGCGGGGGCCGCCGCGCTCGTGGCGATCTCCTGGGTGTTCCTCCGCAAGTCCCGGCGCCCCGTGCTGGGCGTAACGGCCTCGCTCCTGATCTTCGCCGCGCTCGGATTCGCCGCCGCCGGAAGCGCCATGTACATGACCCACCTGCGGACGGGCCAGATCTTCCCCCTAGACCTCTCCCTGCTCCTCCGCTACCAATCCTACGTCAGCGCAACCAGCATGCTGTTCGAGTCTCCCCTGGTTGGGCATGGGCCCGGCGTCTACGCGCTGGCCTACGCGCCCCACTGGACCCCCTTCGAGCAGGCCTGGTTCGCGCAGGAGCTGCGGGTCAACGAACATGTGCACAATGACCTCCTGGAGCTGGCCATCGACGGCGGCATCGCGGCCGCCGGGCTCTACCTCACCCTGATTGTGCTCGGCGCGGGTTTTGGCCTGCTGATGGCCGCGCAGGGACCCTCCCCCGCCCACCGCCGCCTGGGCTACGCCTTCGCCGCCTTCTTCGCCGCCTTCGCCATCGACGGCCTCTTCGGCTTCAACCTCCGCGTACCCGTCACCGCCGCGCTCTTCTTCATCGTGATGGGCCTGCTCGACGGGCTCTGGCGTGAGAACCGCCAGAACGCGGCCTCCTTGCCGCCCGGCTGGTCCCGCGCGCTGCGCGCCGCCTTCGCCGTGCTGCTGGCCCTGGCCACCTGGCAGGAAACCCGCCGTTTCGTCTCCGAGTATCACTTCAATGCGGGCGAGGATGCCCGGCAAGCCGGCGATCTGGACGCAGCCATGCGGGCCTTCGAATCCGCCGCGGGGCACGCCGGCTGGAACTGGAGGATCCCCGGGCACATGGGCCTGGCCGAGCTGGACCGGCAGCGGCCCGATGCCGCGCTGCGGCACTTCGAGACCGCGCTCGCGCTCAATCCCCACGCTTTTCTGAACCACCTCCCCGCCGGGCGCGCGAACCTCATGCTCGCGCAGGCCGCTGCGCGCGAGGAAGGCGGGATCCCGGTGGCCGAAGACCGGCTGGAGGCGGCGCGCGAAAACGCGCGCGCGATTCTGGAGACCGCGCCCGGCCTGCCTTCGGCGCACGGTCTCCTGGGGCGCGTTGAGTCGATCGCCGCTATACTCAAGCGCGACCAGCCCGACCGCGCCGATGAGGCGGGCGCGCACTGGGCCGCCGCCCGCGATCACTTCCAGGAGGCCATTGACGGCGGCGCGCGGAACCCGGCCGAGATCTACCGCATGATCATGCAGGTCGAATCCGCCCAGGGCGATTTGGACGCGGCGGGCCAGGCATTGGCCGCCGCAATCCAGATCGCCCCGGAAGACAAATCATCCTGGACGGCGTTCTACGAGTTTGCGAAGCAGCACGATCGCTTCGATCAATACCGCGGCGTGCTGTACAGGCAGATCGACATGCTGCTGGCGATCACCGACCCGTCCGCCGCGGATCGGGCGGAGCTCGCGGAGGCGTGGTCCTGGCTTGCAGCCGTGCTGGACGAGGGCTTTGGCGATGCCGAAGGCGCCGCCGACGCCCTGGCCCGCGCCGTGGAGGCCGGCCCCATGCGCCCGGACCTGTGGAACCGCTTCGCCACGTTTACCGAGAAACATCAACGGCGGCAGGACTTCGACGACACCCTGCTGGCGTCCGCCGATGCGCTCGCGGAGCGCGCCGAAACCCCGCTGCCCCAGGTGGAGGCGGTCGCCATGGTGTTGCGCGATCCCGCGGGCCAGCTCGACGCCGCCTCCCGCGTATTGCTCGCCGCGCTGCGCGCGCAACCCCCACAGACGCCCCCCCTTGCGCTTATGCTGGCGTATGGCTGGGCGGCCAGCCGGGTCCAGGAGGCCTACGACCAGCTCCAGGCGGACGTCGGGGCGCCCTGCGAAAGCGCCCTCAATCTGGGGATCGTGGCGGCAACCCTCGGCGGGCGGGACCTGGCGGCAACACTCTTCGAACGCGCCCATGGTTGTCTGGAAGGCGAACAGCGCGCCGCCTGCGCGGTCCACTGGGGCGATCTGCTTCTGCGCGGCGGCGACGCGGAGGGCGCGCTTGAACGCCTCCGGGAAGCCGAGGCCGAATTCCCGGATCACCTGGAGATCCAGTGGAGCATCGCGCGGGCTTTGGCCGCCGCCGGCAATGCGGAGGAAGCGCGCGCCACCTTCCAGCGCCTGCTCGCCGATCCGGACCTCGCGCCGGGCGCGGCCGGCCAGATCCAGCGCGAACTGCAAGCGCTGAGCGGCGCCGGCGCGGCTACAGAAGGCGGTACTCGCTGA
- a CDS encoding tetratricopeptide repeat protein, giving the protein MTADTPSPTDCALAPVAPRGAYEVLLAISAIAFLVLAGALIGYRVYGAQLTAGLDAACAEASFQAGQKFEAQGNLAQAVLKYRQALGGRFSNDESRFMCGRAIGDLLVRQGMHEEATEAYDELPPEAFRLSGHYTGYVTALWRTGALERARKLGEIWLEKADAEADSTQRVWARHVLHGVAREEGDVDAALRYGRDLLAIDPGHSTANTVARLLIDRGEFDAAREVVETMLRNTESPGLRRAGERVLQQIAAAAAGKSDP; this is encoded by the coding sequence ATGACAGCAGATACCCCCAGCCCCACCGATTGCGCGCTGGCGCCGGTTGCGCCGCGCGGCGCCTACGAGGTGCTGCTTGCAATCAGCGCAATCGCCTTCCTCGTCCTTGCCGGGGCCTTGATAGGTTACCGCGTGTATGGCGCGCAATTGACGGCCGGTCTCGATGCGGCGTGCGCCGAGGCTTCGTTTCAGGCGGGCCAGAAATTCGAAGCGCAGGGTAACCTGGCGCAGGCGGTATTGAAGTACCGGCAGGCGTTGGGGGGGCGATTCTCGAATGACGAGTCGCGCTTCATGTGCGGGCGGGCAATAGGCGACCTGTTGGTCCGGCAGGGCATGCATGAAGAGGCTACCGAGGCCTACGATGAACTTCCCCCGGAAGCCTTCCGCCTGTCCGGGCACTACACCGGATACGTGACCGCGCTGTGGCGCACGGGCGCGCTGGAACGCGCGCGGAAACTCGGGGAGATTTGGCTGGAGAAAGCGGACGCCGAGGCGGACAGTACGCAGCGCGTCTGGGCCCGCCACGTCCTGCACGGCGTCGCCCGGGAGGAGGGGGACGTCGACGCCGCGCTCCGGTATGGCCGGGACCTGTTGGCGATCGATCCCGGCCACTCGACGGCAAACACGGTCGCGCGCCTGCTGATCGATCGCGGCGAGTTCGACGCCGCGCGCGAAGTCGTCGAGACGATGCTTCGAAACACGGAGAGCCCGGGACTCCGGCGCGCGGGCGAGCGGGTATTGCAGCAGATTGCGGCCGCCGCCGCCGGAAAGTCGGACCCGTGA
- a CDS encoding glycosyltransferase, giving the protein MTRRIAFCHFTSDTCGGSDRALFDLVAHLDPSRFTPFLLLKAGDPMAAEYRALGAEVAEIPFVSPRRALEWRKLTAFFLWFWPHTLRAARQFRRWNADLVHVNTSTNLQGAVAARLARRPLVWHVRELIPDSRSGALMRAMVPILATRAVAISSAVAASLERCGARLRTVPDGIDLARYLESERTGAVRAEFGVPDGAPLVVTVGRLEPWKGQDVLIEAAPALFAGMPEAHILIVGGAAVNKPEYAVALQNRCRELGLEGRVRFTGVRHDIPAILADADVLVLPSVTPEPFGLTVIEAMASARPVVATAAGGPLDTVVEGETGRLVRPGDPNALAAAVLSVLRDPAGAADLGEAGRRRAVARYGIGRLVADMAGVFEELTARGDRDADRRARVRDGV; this is encoded by the coding sequence ATGACACGCCGGATCGCCTTTTGCCACTTCACATCCGACACCTGCGGGGGGTCCGATCGCGCCCTTTTCGATTTGGTGGCGCACCTGGACCCTTCACGCTTCACGCCCTTCCTGCTGCTCAAGGCCGGCGACCCGATGGCGGCGGAATACCGCGCCCTGGGCGCGGAGGTGGCCGAGATCCCGTTTGTCTCCCCGAGGCGCGCGCTGGAATGGCGCAAGTTGACGGCGTTTTTCCTGTGGTTCTGGCCGCACACGCTGCGCGCCGCGCGCCAGTTCCGCCGCTGGAACGCCGATCTGGTACACGTGAACACGAGCACGAACCTGCAAGGGGCCGTGGCCGCCCGATTGGCGCGCAGGCCGTTGGTCTGGCACGTGCGCGAGCTTATCCCCGATTCACGATCCGGCGCCCTGATGCGCGCGATGGTCCCGATCCTCGCCACGCGCGCGGTGGCGATTTCGAGCGCGGTGGCGGCGAGCCTGGAGCGATGCGGCGCACGCCTGCGCACGGTCCCGGACGGCATCGACCTGGCTCGCTACCTGGAATCCGAGCGCACCGGCGCCGTTCGAGCGGAGTTTGGCGTTCCGGACGGCGCGCCGCTCGTGGTGACGGTGGGGCGCCTGGAGCCGTGGAAGGGGCAGGATGTGTTGATCGAGGCGGCGCCGGCCTTGTTTGCCGGCATGCCCGAAGCACATATCCTGATCGTGGGCGGGGCGGCGGTCAACAAGCCGGAATACGCGGTCGCGTTGCAAAATCGTTGCCGGGAACTGGGCCTCGAGGGCCGGGTGCGCTTCACCGGGGTGCGGCATGATATTCCGGCCATACTCGCGGACGCGGACGTCCTGGTGTTACCCTCGGTAACGCCCGAACCCTTCGGGCTGACCGTGATCGAGGCGATGGCGTCGGCGCGGCCCGTGGTGGCGACGGCGGCGGGCGGCCCGCTGGACACGGTGGTGGAAGGGGAGACCGGGCGGCTGGTGAGGCCCGGCGATCCCAATGCGCTGGCGGCGGCGGTGCTTTCCGTGCTGCGGGATCCGGCGGGCGCGGCGGACCTCGGCGAGGCCGGGCGGCGCCGCGCGGTGGCGCGCTATGGCATCGGGCGGCTGGTGGCGGATATGGCGGGTGTCTTTGAAGAATTGACCGCGCGCGGCGACCGGGATGCCGATCGCCGCGCGCGCGTTCGGGACGGCGTTTGA
- a CDS encoding NAD-dependent epimerase/dehydratase family protein has protein sequence MAKILVTGGAGFIGSHIVDACIEAGHVVCIVDDFSSGVHENVNAAATVYDMDIRSGGLASVFETEQPSIVFHLAAQMDVRRSVQDPIFDAGVNILGGLNMLECAVAHGVKKVLFSSTGGAIYGVQDTLPASEEAIPKPECQYAASKLAFEHYLALYGRLYGLRYTILRFPNVYGPRQRADGEAGVCAILAGLMLDGKNPTLYGHGMPLRDYVYVKDIARAGLLALDMGDGETLNLGSGEGTSVRALFDILKKALDFRGEPVLADLRPGEVQENYITGDRAAKVLGWKPEVGLEEGLRATAEYIQDNRG, from the coding sequence ATGGCAAAGATTCTGGTTACCGGCGGCGCCGGGTTTATCGGCAGCCACATTGTGGACGCCTGTATCGAGGCGGGCCACGTGGTGTGTATCGTGGACGATTTCAGTTCCGGCGTGCACGAAAACGTGAACGCGGCCGCGACGGTTTACGACATGGACATCCGCTCCGGCGGGCTGGCGAGCGTGTTTGAAACGGAGCAACCGTCGATTGTGTTTCACCTCGCCGCGCAGATGGACGTGCGCCGGAGCGTGCAGGATCCCATCTTCGACGCGGGCGTGAATATCCTCGGCGGCTTGAACATGCTGGAATGCGCCGTGGCCCACGGTGTGAAGAAGGTCTTGTTCTCGTCCACCGGCGGCGCGATCTACGGCGTTCAGGATACGCTGCCCGCTTCCGAAGAGGCGATCCCGAAACCGGAGTGCCAGTACGCCGCGAGCAAGCTCGCCTTCGAGCACTATCTCGCGCTGTACGGCCGCCTCTATGGCCTCCGCTACACGATTCTTCGCTTCCCGAACGTCTACGGGCCGCGGCAGCGCGCCGATGGCGAGGCGGGCGTCTGCGCGATTCTCGCCGGACTCATGCTCGACGGCAAGAACCCCACCCTCTACGGGCACGGCATGCCGCTGCGCGACTACGTCTACGTGAAGGACATCGCCCGCGCCGGGCTGCTCGCGCTCGATATGGGCGACGGCGAGACGCTGAACCTCGGATCGGGCGAGGGAACCTCGGTCCGCGCGCTCTTCGATATTCTCAAGAAGGCCCTCGATTTCCGGGGCGAGCCGGTGCTGGCGGACCTGCGCCCGGGCGAAGTCCAGGAGAACTACATCACCGGCGACCGCGCGGCGAAGGTGCTGGGCTGGAAGCCCGAGGTGGGCCTGGAAGAAGGGCTCCGGGCGACCGCGGAATATATTCAGGATAATCGGGGGTAA
- a CDS encoding type II toxin-antitoxin system RelE/ParE family toxin: MPYSVSIKRSAEKEIDDLPVGIFERVASAILELEAEPRPPGCVKLRGMDKFRIRVGSYRILYTIDDERLSVRVVAVGHRGDVYRK, from the coding sequence GTGCCATATAGCGTCTCTATCAAGCGGTCCGCGGAAAAGGAAATTGACGATCTCCCCGTGGGCATCTTTGAACGGGTGGCGTCGGCTATCCTTGAGCTGGAGGCGGAACCCCGGCCACCTGGGTGCGTAAAGCTTCGGGGAATGGACAAATTCCGAATTCGCGTTGGGTCTTATCGAATTCTATACACGATTGATGATGAGAGGCTTTCAGTCCGGGTGGTGGCCGTGGGACATCGCGGCGATGTTTACCGCAAGTGA